tattctatctcttcaaaaaatgtccgggtccggcgacggcaattacggtggtggcggcgccggagggtgggatctcaacgcgttcggcgattgggagaccatgtacaacacacttggtggttctgggtcatcgacgccgggcacgcaggggtcggcgacgccgggtgggtaccaaccacccactttcgatgtggatgcctacgctcgaggctccggctcgcggctttcccagggtttgtcccagattcgggaggatatccccgttgaacccactcagggaggaggccgagacggtggaagctacagggctgcgtctgaggcacccgaggaggatgaggaggaggagccggaggatctgggccggcatccctacaccaacgaagaaacaaaggaggtgtacaccgcctggctcaccgtctcatatgatcccatcgtcggcaaccaacaagccgccaagtgcttctgggaaaaggtccgtgatgtctaccacgagactaagccgaaaggggcccggaagcgcaaatatacaatgcttcgtgctcactttggccgagtcgatttacaggtcaaaaaattctgcgggatctactccaccgaagcggcgcactaccaaagcggagcttcgggcgccgacatactgagggcggctatgcgcgccttccaccaggacaccggtgtacagttcaaatatgttgatatttggcagctcgtcaaggacgaggaaaggtgggccggtggtgtccgctccagctcgggatcaacctcaaagcggacgaagcacacgacgagcggccagtactcgtctggtgacaccgatgcgcccagtgatcgtggcacgcaggaggttggggttacggccgccgagtacgagggatctagccgtgggcgccgtcgtccgcaagggacgaaggcggcgaaagcggctagagcgaggaagggccgaggagaatcaagccagtcggcctcgggatcgggctcacaaggaggctcgaacacacttatggtggcgtacataaccgccacaatggcggacacttcccgcttctcgtacgcccaatacacggcctggtggaacggaattgtgcatatggcaggactacttggtcttccccctccccctaaacctcgaccgcctccggaggatgattcgccggcggagtagtttttttattttcccacgtttaagttgtaattttttttaatattgtgtgttttttaatgaagtatgtttgttttttaataaagtatgtttgttttttaataaagtgtgtttatttaatttaatttagttggaaataaaaataaaaattgaaatagaatgaatagtaatttaaggaacggttaaggaacggttaaggaacggagggttgcaggttccgttccttagttaaggaatggagtaaaaaagtacagtggggccctcaaatagtggtttaaggaacggtataggaacagcgttgtggatgaccttagtCCTTACAACTTTTAATACTCCGCCTACCCTATAATCTCTAGGCTGGgtagataataaaaaaatcatttataaTTGTGGTCGAATACCATATCTCTTATTTATTGGCGAAATTATCAAAGTGAAGTGAATAAAACAAAGATTTTCAGTCACGTTTGTATgatggaaaataaaattaacatgaaatttaatttcacaaaaaaaattattttaaaaatataattcttGACAGTTTTACTTTCCTATGTTTAGAAATTATCaagtttatatattttatacttcatccgtccttaaaaaatataaactcttttattttcagtttatccctgaaaagtatgaatattctaattttgaaaacttcttTCTCTTTAATGAGACGAGACTCATTATCTACTAAAAATACTTAAAAATCTTTTTCTATctatctttctcttattttactaattacgcaataaaactcgtgtcaaaccaaatgttcatacttttaaagatatgaaaaagtatttaatttaaacacagaaataaaaatattataattaatttttttgtaaagaagataactaataataaaatcatataATCAATAGTTTTAAAATCATAATAGTATTGTTTtagtaaattaaaaatataatagtactaattaattattataattatataagattaattcaaaatattaGATTAAATTTTCTCAATAAATTATTAGTTTATAACTTCATAATAATAAATGTACTAATAACATAATTACTTaattacaattatttaatagtaTTGTAATACAATATAATtcataattcaaaatttcattaGAATTACCTCAACTAGATATTAGATTAAAACAAAttgataatattatataattcagaatataaataattaaggtaaattagtagtaatagttattagtataataataataactatggtaataatcaaatataataataataataatagatgtATAAAGTGAAAAAATTATACTTTGTCGCATAACATTCTAACAGATAAATATGGTCACCGTGATTGAGTCTTTCTTTTAACTTCTAGAAAGAGGAAAGACGTACGACCATTTTGTGTGTGTAGAAAGACGTATATAGCAGGCAGTCTTTCAATTGGTTAAGGTCATTGCAATTTAAGAATTTTGTCTTTTAAAACATTTTTTCAGAGACGCGAAATTGTCATGTTTGGTAATACTACTACTTTCAAATATACTATTAATTCATTTGTTCAACGTAGTTACATAAATTTAACGTGAAATAACGACATAAATGTACAACATTTCCAGTGGGAATATACGGCATTTCAATTCGAAGAAATTCGAATAAATAAAAgtgatagatagatagatacaAAGAAAGTCAATAGACGACGGCAACAAAATGGATAGATATCTacaatgaaaatgaaaaggCGCGATTATTGAAGAAATTAATGGATAGATATCGACTAATTACTCCATTTCTACGTAAAAATGTACTCTTAGTTTTACTCTATTGACTTTGTTTATCAAAATTATACTCGTAGTTTTACTCTGTTGACGGTATGAAAGTCCAAAATATATCTATATCTTTTGTAAATAGTTTGGCCCATTAAAAAAATCCCTTCCCTTCAATTTCTTGCATGTTGGTACTTTtttccattattattattacataagGTAAGTATATTAGAGAGTgtgaataatattaataaattgtgAATTAGTATTACTTACTGGCATTTGTTATAATTATTACTTTAAATTGTTCACTTATATTAGAACATCCCAAAGAAGAATATGACTCACTTATTTTGGGACAGAGGGTGTAATAACTATAAAGTGAACCCTCTTAGTATACCATAAAATTCATTTGTTCAACATATCCCaaatactctcttcgttccacaataagaaacacatttcactttaatatAAATATCAAGTAGGTctaacattccactaactcacttcactcttattttattataaaaccaatatgaAAAAGTGGGTCAtatattcaactaacttttctaatcaactattctttacatttcttaaagctCGTGCTCAtaccaaatgtgactcctattgttgGACAGAGTGAATAATTAATACTCTCTTTTGTTCTCTCAtagttgaataattttttttaaatagttccTCGTAACTgaatcatttatatatatatattaataattaatattttacactgctactttattctcctttctatatatatattaataattaatattttacgatgctactttattctcctttattatattctctaaattttatttattttctatttaattatctctactttttaaTCTATCTGCTTAGGGGTGTTCAGTTTGCAAAATTGTATCTCAGAATTAAATGCGTAGTATATTTGGTTTATGAGATTCAATTCCGCAACTTAATCTTAGATGAATAATCATAAGATAACTAATCATAGATATTTccttcaactaaaataatctcccTAGATTATATATTGATATTAGTACTTATTTAATCtataaaaacaaacacaaacttttAAGATACTAGTAGAAAGTTTGAGGAAAGGGAGGCAGTAGATAATTGAACGTAACGTGAAATAACGACGTAAATATACAGCATTTCCAATGTGAATATACTTATTTGAATAGTGAAGAAGACAAAATGGATTGATTGATACAAAGAAAATGAATAGACGGCAGCGAATGGATAGATAGCTACAAAGAAAATGAATAGACGGCTCCTATAAGTGCAGGTGCAGGTGCAGGTGCAGGCAGCAGCATACGAAATCCGTGAACAAAGATGGATCAAATTTCGCACAAGCAGCTGACGGTGAACGGCATCAGTATGCACGTGGCGGAGGCAGGGGAGGCCTCCGCGCCGCCGGTGCTCTTCCTCCACGGCTTTCCCGAGCTCTGGTACTCCTGGCGCCACCAGATGCTCGACGTCGCCGCCAAGGGCTACCGCGCCGTCGCCCCCGATCTCCGCGGCTACGGCGACACCgactctccgccgccgcctgcTGGATACACTCTGCTCCACATCGTCGGCGATTTGGTGGCGCTTCTCGACGCGCTCGGCCTCGAGCAGGTGTTCCTCGTCGGCCACGACTGGGGCGCCATCATCGCCTGGTGGTTCTGCTTGCTCCGCCCCGATCGGATCAGAGCTCTCGTTAATACCAGCGTCATTTTTCAGCCTAGGAACCCTAATGTGAAGACTATCCAGGGCTATAGAGACGCGTTTGGCGATGCGTTTTACATGTGCAGGTTTCAGGTATCCCCAATTCAACTTCAATTTCAAAATCTGGTGTTTAGAATTCTCGAATTCTTCGATATCTTCACCCGATTCACGTTTATCAACTTAGTTATGAACTTCAATTTGAGAATTTGGTGTTCAGAATTCTCCAATTCGAATTTCTTCATCGTATTAACATTTGTCAACTTAATTACAAAATTCAATTCGAAAATCTGGTGTTTGGAATTCTCGGAATCGAATTTCTCCACCATATTCACATTTATCAACTTAATTTCGAACTACAGTTTGAAAATCTGGTGTTTGGAATTCTCGAATTCAAATTTCTCCATCATATTCACATTTATCAACTTAAGTATGAAGTTCAATTTGAAAATCTGGTGTTTGGAGttattgaatttgaatttcttCATACTATCAACATTTATCAACTTCAGGAAGTAGGAAAAGCAGAGGCTGCATTCGCATCAGTAGACACTAAAACCGTGATGGCCACATTTCTGACGACGACAGATCCGAAGCCTCCATGCATTCCGGTGGAGCTAGGGCTCGACGTTCTGTTCAAGCGGCCTGCAGTGGAATTGCCGCCATGGATATCTCCGGAAGATATCAGCTACTACGC
This DNA window, taken from Salvia splendens isolate huo1 chromosome 18, SspV2, whole genome shotgun sequence, encodes the following:
- the LOC121777695 gene encoding epoxide hydrolase A-like — protein: MDQISHKQLTVNGISMHVAEAGEASAPPVLFLHGFPELWYSWRHQMLDVAAKGYRAVAPDLRGYGDTDSPPPPAGYTLLHIVGDLVALLDALGLEQVFLVGHDWGAIIAWWFCLLRPDRIRALVNTSVIFQPRNPNVKTIQGYRDAFGDAFYMCRFQEVGKAEAAFASVDTKTVMATFLTTTDPKPPCIPVELGLDVLFKRPAVELPPWISPEDISYYASKFDKTGFTGGLNYYRQMDLSWELTAPWTGAQIKVPVKFVIGDLDLTYSFPGVEEFINGGFKKYVPLLEEIVVMEGVGHFLNEEVPHELSQHILTFINKF